AACGTCCGGTCCGCCTGTGGGGGGACGGCACGGTGCCGCGCGCGCCTCGGAACCCCTCGTCGAACGCCGCGGTCGGCCTCGAAGGGACCTCGGCGACCGATGTCCGGCCCGCTCGGCGCGCACGACGCACCCCGGGCACATTGCGCACTGACGGATCATCAGTTCCCTGAGTCGGCGGCCCCATTGAATACTGAGTTGAACTCAACTTAGGCTGAGGGCGTGACCACGCCCACACGCCCCCGCGGTGCCGCCTCGCGCGCCCTGCTGCTGCGTGCCGCGGCCGAGGAACTGGCCGGGAACGGGACGCTGGAGGTCGCTGCCGTCGCCCGCCGTGCCGGAGTCAGCGTCGGCCTGCCCTATCGCTACTTCGGCACCCGGAGCGGGCTTCTCATCGCCGTCGTCGAGTCCTTCTACGAACGGCTCGCGGAAGCCTGCATGCTGCGCGGGTACGACGATCCGACCTGGGTCGAACGGGAGTCGCGGCGGGTTCGCGACTTGGTCGGGTTCCTCTACGCCGAACCACTCGCCCCGTTGGTCCTCGGCGGGCACGCCGGCGACGGCGAGGTGGCCGCCTTCCAGACGCGCCGGCGCTCCGTCCTCGTCGAACTGGCGGCGCGCAACATCGCCCGTGCCCAGCGCACGGGGGAGCTCCCGCCCCG
The genomic region above belongs to Streptomyces marianii and contains:
- a CDS encoding TetR/AcrR family transcriptional regulator codes for the protein MTTPTRPRGAASRALLLRAAAEELAGNGTLEVAAVARRAGVSVGLPYRYFGTRSGLLIAVVESFYERLAEACMLRGYDDPTWVERESRRVRDLVGFLYAEPLAPLVLGGHAGDGEVAAFQTRRRSVLVELAARNIARAQRTGELPPRSDPELLAAATLAGAAAMVSVALTRTPRPPAEEVTAQVWAFLRGAVNPSGPAA